The Gehongia tenuis sequence TCATCGTGATGAGCATAGCGGCCGTGATCCAGCTTAAAAGGAAAGAGGGAGGATCATGAATTTCGAAATCAACCCGTCCACGGTGCATCTGCCCATCTTTGGGGGCGTCGACGTGGACAACACCCTTCTCGCCATGTGGATTGTCATGGCGCTTTTGACGGTGGCGGCGCTCGCCCTGCGCATCTTCGTGCTGCCCCGCTTCAAGGAGCGGCCGAAGGGTTTCCAGAACGTTTTGGAGCTGGTGGTGGAAACGGCCACCAAGTTCACGAACGACAAGGTGGGCGCCCGGGACGGCCGGATTCTGGCGCCCTACTTCTTCACGCTGGCGGTGCTGCTGTTTAGCTGCGGGCTGTCCGAACTCATCGGGCTTCGGAACCCCCTCACCGACATGAACCTGACGGTGGCCCTCGCGGTGATCTCCTTTCTTCTCATCAACATCTTCGGCATCTGGAGAAAGGGCGTGTGGGGGAGGATCAAGTCCCTGGCAAAGCCCAACCCCATCCTTTTGCCCATCAAGGTCATCACCGACCTTGCGGTGCCGGTGTCCCTGGCCTGCCGGCTTTTTGGCAGCATGCTGGGGGGCTACATCATCATGGAGATGATCACCGAGTTCGTGCCGGTCCTGGCGCCGGCGGTTTTGAGTCTGTACTTCACGTTCTTCCATGTGGGGATCCAGACCTTCCTGTTTATAACGTTATCCCTAACGTTTATAGAAGAAGCCACCGAATAGGCGGCAAATATGATTGAGGAGTGATTTGAATGGAAGCTCTTATCGCAATTGGCGCAGGTTTAGCTGCATTCACCGGTGTGGGCGCGGGTATCGGCATGGGCATCGCCACCAGCAAGGCTGTGGAGGCCGTGTCCCGTCAGCCCGAAGCCTCGGGCAAGATCAACACCATGCTCTTGATCGGTCTTGCCTTTGCCGAGACGACGGCCATCTACGGCTTCGTTATCTCGCTGATGCTCATCACCAAGATAGGATGAGGATGGTAAGATGGAACTAAGTTTAACCAAGATGCTGATCTACGCCCTCAACATCGGCATCATCTACCTGATCTACCGCTGGCTGCTCTACAAGCCGGTCCATAAGTTCCTTGCCGCCCGGGAGGAGCGCTTTATCGCCCGGGACGAGGCGCTTACCTCCGGCCAGAGCGAGGTTTCCTCCATGAAGAAGGAATACAAGCGGCTGATCGGGGATGTGGACGAAAAGCGGGCGGAGATCATCGAGGATGCGCGCAGAAAGGGTCTCCGGCAGGAGCGGGAGATCGTGGAGCGGGCGGAGCAGGAAGCGGACCTCATCCGTCAGAAGGCCCGGCGGGAGATGGAGGAGGAGCGCAGGATCGCCCAGCAGAACATGGAAGCGGAAGCCGTGTCCCTGGCCGTGGATATCGCCTCCAAGGTGCTGGAGCGGGAGGTATCCCTTGAAGATAACCGTCGGGTCATCGACGATTACCTGGAAAGGCT is a genomic window containing:
- the atpE gene encoding ATP synthase F0 subunit C, with amino-acid sequence MEALIAIGAGLAAFTGVGAGIGMGIATSKAVEAVSRQPEASGKINTMLLIGLAFAETTAIYGFVISLMLITKIG
- the atpF gene encoding F0F1 ATP synthase subunit B, coding for MELSLTKMLIYALNIGIIYLIYRWLLYKPVHKFLAAREERFIARDEALTSGQSEVSSMKKEYKRLIGDVDEKRAEIIEDARRKGLRQEREIVERAEQEADLIRQKARREMEEERRIAQQNMEAEAVSLAVDIASKVLEREVSLEDNRRVIDDYLERLNRHD
- a CDS encoding FoF1 ATP synthase subunit A; amino-acid sequence: MNFEINPSTVHLPIFGGVDVDNTLLAMWIVMALLTVAALALRIFVLPRFKERPKGFQNVLELVVETATKFTNDKVGARDGRILAPYFFTLAVLLFSCGLSELIGLRNPLTDMNLTVALAVISFLLINIFGIWRKGVWGRIKSLAKPNPILLPIKVITDLAVPVSLACRLFGSMLGGYIIMEMITEFVPVLAPAVLSLYFTFFHVGIQTFLFITLSLTFIEEATE